A genome region from Chloroflexota bacterium includes the following:
- a CDS encoding ParM/StbA family protein: MTTSKHIHIPAIVGVGKTDLGGLTLGDFSKGHRTETPYKVTWGQVSSYLVGKNVAQYARPLESLNFQRFSDGLGMRALTYASLGLLLGGGEHQISIMVGLPVEVMEDKTLLGKTKRSLRSWLEGRHIFSVDETEVLLNVEQIATMPQPAGTFFAWGLNDKGQWVRTPEDFDATVAICDVGFNTLDVFTLQGGKIMRRFTGGDTVGMRRAVELLLRSLETQYGVKYSLHEADTFIRGGNTIISNAAGRIDLTDLINDARSAAGDGVNTFLGEQWGNGRQFDHVIFTGGGSAALRDALIEQYPLGYVMPDPVIANALGLTRYGKRVFDTNTVIGLDPGFGGFKAVAI; this comes from the coding sequence ATGACCACATCAAAACACATTCACATTCCAGCCATAGTCGGTGTAGGCAAAACAGACCTCGGCGGCCTCACGCTAGGTGATTTTAGCAAAGGACATCGCACGGAAACGCCTTATAAAGTGACCTGGGGACAAGTATCGAGCTATTTAGTGGGGAAGAATGTAGCCCAATACGCACGACCTCTCGAAAGTCTCAATTTTCAGCGATTTTCGGATGGCCTGGGAATGCGGGCGCTCACATACGCTTCACTCGGTTTGCTTTTAGGTGGTGGAGAACATCAGATTTCTATTATGGTGGGATTACCAGTCGAAGTCATGGAAGACAAAACCTTGTTGGGGAAAACAAAGCGCAGCCTGCGCAGTTGGCTTGAGGGCCGTCATATTTTTTCGGTAGATGAAACAGAAGTGCTTTTGAATGTCGAGCAAATTGCCACGATGCCCCAACCGGCGGGCACATTCTTTGCCTGGGGGCTGAACGACAAAGGCCAATGGGTTAGGACACCGGAAGATTTCGATGCCACCGTTGCGATTTGCGATGTTGGTTTTAATACGCTGGATGTTTTCACACTTCAAGGCGGGAAAATTATGCGCCGTTTTACAGGAGGCGATACCGTTGGAATGCGCCGCGCCGTGGAATTATTATTACGTTCCCTGGAAACTCAATATGGGGTCAAATATTCTCTCCATGAAGCAGACACGTTCATTCGAGGCGGAAATACCATTATTAGTAACGCAGCCGGAAGAATCGATCTCACCGATCTGATTAATGACGCAAGAAGCGCCGCGGGCGATGGTGTGAATACATTCCTGGGTGAGCAATGGGGCAATGGACGGCAATTCGATCACGTCATTTTCACAGGTGGTGGGTCTGCTGCGTTGAGAGATGCGCTTATAGAGCAATATCCGCTGGGGTATGTCATGCCCGATCCAGTAATTGCAAACGCTCTGGGCCTGACCCGCTATGGTAAGCGTGTTTTTGACACCAATACGGTGATCGGTCTTGATCCCGGTTTTGGCGGCTTCAAGGCTGTGGCGATTTAA
- a CDS encoding helix-turn-helix domain-containing protein — protein MTISGVEQVEIMTVSEVAKYLRIGQGTIYKLLANGELPGFKIGGSWRVQRKALQSWISNSKAHSNPARVDRTSELTSQ, from the coding sequence ATGACAATATCTGGAGTAGAGCAAGTTGAAATTATGACTGTTAGCGAAGTTGCAAAATACTTGCGCATTGGGCAAGGCACGATTTATAAGCTGCTTGCGAATGGTGAATTGCCCGGATTTAAGATTGGCGGTTCCTGGCGCGTGCAGCGCAAGGCGCTTCAAAGCTGGATTTCAAACAGCAAAGCGCATTCGAATCCAGCCAGAGTAGATAGAACATCGGAGTTGACATCGCAATGA
- a CDS encoding DUF927 domain-containing protein, protein MSRIDTEKLLARVDLVTLAEHFGAELKRNGRDWRGVCPIHAGADNESSFRVTDDGRWNCFTHCNTGGNAIALVKAAENVDFLGAVKYLAEYTHISLADIGMTPEAVVALEKRKQRTDVLDLAARYFAEQLWSDAGQDCLRYARGRGFSDDMLRMAGWGFSPGDTGLRECLKSLDADMSLAYEIGLIRADGRDFTVNGDGDKISPEGWLIYSHRESSGAKPKACEECKTDTWHSHSTKECLKHEASYEHIKSVISLSARALNPKVEGGDKSRNMPGQRYLYKTEVPGMREIILCEGQADAESYRAMGFSAWALCGLGNIPENDLQRLKQRPVVYVGMDGDNAGQKQQNEIAANIGPLTMLIGQIEVVQNSESEEDEDEPVPQTFKDANAFYQADGRPEIITNLLRSGTPVIDTLFTVFKDATVHEAPILTADLLQMLKALPDALAPRYKKRAQRMLGMNGRELSKLMTGNEPENGHTRRLTDVKEGALHFLGEPLGNFAAQITHELTVEDGLNLPEVQYTIAGRLDTGQPLLTIDVPAVEFSKMEWIHRYWGARPILYLPRGKYYLVMRAMQENSLDDMVRDRVFTHTGWTKIDGKRGFLSAGGMITAEGFDDSIRVDLGNNNLQHYNLPEPPTGKDLDQAVKASLAFLELGPHSVTAPLWASLYAAPLTDIRPLYTVIWLYGPTQSGKSTVGHLALTHFGTGFVDGRQYHAPVDWMSTLTHIEGYMFKVKDTPIIIDDFAPQFQSAGDSKRMHKTAQNVVRSVGNRSARGRANQDLSERKTRIPRGMVISTAELPLSGESTVGRMLTIPIARGDVLPHPEEPPREALNLAQEQSMKGLYAQAMSAYIQWLAANWERAERMYREMIEESQSIARQQDIQNRLPDYYATLDAAQKIAMTAFYEMGAISANHAATLAEKNGAAILEVVKSQDEQIAKQSPVRKFFDALDNLLQRRKIYLEPRSNLALIPPPEADQVGWYEPDDPSVFYLDTSSCIIHVRDFWGQLGEYYDTTKDALQRQFSQVPGLLNELGKGGNVTVSKWVTSVGRTQRMVAFNQTKVEELYGVTIRNNIGPSIKEAIEEWEGQD, encoded by the coding sequence ATGAGCAGAATTGACACCGAAAAACTACTTGCACGCGTTGACCTGGTTACACTGGCTGAACATTTTGGCGCAGAGCTTAAGCGCAATGGGCGCGACTGGCGCGGCGTTTGCCCGATCCACGCTGGGGCCGATAACGAGTCATCCTTCCGCGTCACAGATGATGGGCGCTGGAACTGTTTTACCCATTGCAATACTGGCGGGAATGCGATTGCCCTGGTAAAAGCCGCTGAAAACGTTGATTTTCTGGGTGCAGTCAAATATCTGGCCGAATACACCCATATTTCACTGGCGGACATCGGCATGACCCCTGAAGCGGTAGTCGCTCTTGAAAAGCGTAAGCAGCGCACGGATGTATTGGATTTAGCCGCTCGATATTTTGCCGAACAACTTTGGTCGGATGCCGGTCAAGACTGTTTGCGATATGCCCGCGGACGTGGCTTCAGCGATGATATGCTGCGCATGGCCGGGTGGGGTTTCTCTCCTGGTGATACCGGGTTGCGTGAATGCCTAAAATCGCTGGATGCGGATATGTCACTGGCGTATGAAATCGGCCTGATCCGCGCTGATGGACGTGATTTTACCGTCAATGGGGATGGTGACAAAATCTCACCCGAAGGCTGGCTGATCTACTCGCACCGTGAAAGCAGCGGAGCAAAGCCAAAAGCCTGTGAAGAATGTAAAACGGACACCTGGCACAGTCACAGCACGAAGGAATGCCTGAAACACGAAGCCTCCTACGAACACATAAAAAGCGTAATCTCGTTATCGGCGCGTGCTCTCAACCCCAAGGTCGAAGGGGGCGATAAATCTCGTAATATGCCCGGTCAACGCTATTTGTATAAAACCGAAGTCCCCGGTATGCGCGAAATCATCCTATGTGAAGGTCAAGCCGATGCTGAAAGCTACCGGGCGATGGGTTTTTCAGCATGGGCCTTGTGTGGTCTAGGGAATATCCCCGAAAACGATCTGCAACGCCTCAAGCAACGCCCGGTGGTTTATGTGGGTATGGATGGCGACAACGCTGGACAAAAGCAACAAAACGAAATCGCTGCCAATATCGGGCCGTTGACCATGCTCATCGGACAAATTGAAGTCGTACAGAATAGTGAGAGCGAAGAAGACGAAGACGAACCCGTTCCCCAGACATTCAAGGATGCCAACGCTTTTTATCAGGCTGATGGTCGCCCTGAAATCATTACGAACCTGCTCCGATCCGGGACACCGGTAATTGATACGCTCTTTACGGTTTTCAAAGATGCAACCGTCCACGAAGCGCCCATATTAACCGCTGATCTATTGCAGATGCTAAAGGCATTGCCCGATGCGCTTGCCCCGCGCTACAAGAAACGTGCCCAGCGGATGTTAGGGATGAATGGGCGTGAACTCAGCAAGCTGATGACCGGAAACGAGCCGGAGAACGGCCACACTCGCAGACTGACCGATGTCAAAGAAGGTGCTTTGCACTTCCTGGGAGAACCGCTGGGGAATTTTGCCGCCCAGATCACCCACGAGCTAACCGTAGAAGATGGTCTTAACTTGCCCGAAGTACAGTACACCATCGCCGGAAGACTGGATACCGGCCAACCGCTGCTCACGATTGACGTACCGGCAGTTGAATTTTCCAAAATGGAATGGATACACCGCTATTGGGGGGCGCGCCCGATCCTGTACCTGCCACGCGGTAAATATTATCTGGTCATGCGCGCCATGCAAGAGAACTCGCTGGATGATATGGTGCGTGACCGGGTATTTACCCATACCGGTTGGACGAAGATTGACGGCAAACGCGGTTTTTTGAGCGCAGGCGGCATGATTACCGCCGAGGGCTTCGACGACAGTATCCGCGTTGATCTGGGGAATAACAACCTGCAACACTACAACCTGCCTGAACCCCCTACCGGCAAAGACCTGGATCAAGCGGTCAAGGCCAGTTTAGCCTTTCTTGAGCTTGGCCCGCATTCTGTCACAGCCCCGCTTTGGGCTTCACTCTATGCTGCCCCCCTGACCGATATACGTCCGCTCTATACGGTGATCTGGCTGTATGGGCCAACGCAAAGCGGCAAATCCACCGTGGGGCATCTGGCTCTGACGCATTTTGGGACTGGCTTTGTGGATGGCCGCCAGTATCACGCACCGGTAGACTGGATGAGTACCCTAACCCATATCGAGGGGTATATGTTCAAGGTTAAGGATACCCCGATCATTATTGACGACTTTGCCCCACAGTTTCAAAGCGCAGGCGATTCAAAGCGGATGCACAAAACGGCTCAGAACGTGGTGCGATCTGTAGGTAATCGCTCTGCACGCGGGCGGGCTAATCAAGACCTCTCAGAACGCAAAACGCGCATCCCGCGCGGAATGGTAATCTCAACTGCCGAACTACCTCTCTCAGGTGAGAGTACGGTTGGCAGAATGCTCACGATACCCATTGCACGCGGCGATGTACTGCCTCATCCAGAAGAACCCCCTCGCGAAGCTCTCAATCTGGCCCAAGAGCAATCTATGAAGGGCTTGTATGCTCAGGCAATGTCCGCTTATATCCAATGGTTGGCCGCCAATTGGGAGCGCGCTGAAAGGATGTATCGTGAGATGATCGAGGAGTCTCAGTCTATTGCACGCCAACAGGATATACAAAATCGCTTACCCGATTATTACGCTACGCTGGACGCCGCCCAAAAGATCGCAATGACCGCCTTCTATGAAATGGGCGCGATCTCAGCCAATCATGCGGCCACTTTAGCCGAGAAGAACGGCGCTGCCATCTTAGAAGTCGTCAAGAGTCAGGATGAACAGATTGCCAAACAATCCCCGGTACGGAAGTTCTTTGATGCCCTTGATAACCTGCTGCAACGCCGCAAGATTTACCTTGAACCGCGTTCAAACCTTGCGCTTATCCCCCCACCAGAGGCCGATCAAGTTGGCTGGTACGAGCCAGACGATCCAAGTGTATTTTATTTGGATACCAGCAGTTGCATTATCCATGTGCGTGATTTTTGGGGCCAACTTGGGGAATACTATGACACGACCAAAGATGCCTTACAACGCCAATTTAGCCAGGTTCCCGGCCTGTTGAATGAATTAGGCAAAGGTGGCAATGTTACGGTTTCAAAATGGGTTACCAGCGTGGGCCGCACACAACGCATGGTTGCTTTCAACCAAACCAAAGTCGAAGAACTATATGGCGTGACGATCCGCAACAATATTGGTCCGTCCATAAAAGAAGCTATCGAAGAATGGGAAGGCCAAGATTGA